A DNA window from Mytilus edulis chromosome 14, xbMytEdul2.2, whole genome shotgun sequence contains the following coding sequences:
- the LOC139504364 gene encoding E3 ubiquitin/ISG15 ligase TRIM25-like, with protein MASSTTLCGPCSERHITEPSEYWCAECEEAICNDCQEHHRVLKATRSHELVPIDKYKSLPSFITDIQQSCTNHNEKYQHYCVAHALPICFKCIKEHQRCNVIPLDEVTSNAKTSGQLQDLETRLVDLLQNIDRIGKDRMSNLARIEERKEIHLAEIKQIRNQINKHLDKLEKDIKQDLEKKECQCKKNLQKVLSAVKEKESMFTDYQTNLKSITQYASNLQTFLVMRDIEIKVLENEQYLQSLIETKQIDQVDLNIKVDPGVISISNSLKMFGSIDIQKTSSRMRLIRANDNQAQLQVTPPRTINDLKLILQKKITTNGEIIRGCCISVNGEYFFTDHSSRKTLSVIESDGTLKYNMLLGYSSGFDTTIIDAKTIAITTGDSNQRKGIDIINTEGRKKIKFIPLPGCSYKITCDHDLLFVCVEGLGIYKVNTIDYTISLVISCKLTWGSSVSVFNDKIYYANHCDDSVVCCDRNGSRVWTFKDTLVLTFPSGITVDNDGNVFVVGETTSNLVLISNDGKHHKQILTEEDGLRKPSAIFFDKQTRKILLANKKETAFLYSVA; from the coding sequence ATGGCTTCAAGTACAACTCTTTGTGGTCCATGTTCAGAGCGACATATAACCGAACCATCAGAATACTGGTGCGCGGAGTGTGAAGAGGCCATTTGTAATGACTGCCAAGAACATCATAGAGTGCTCAAAGCCACACGAAGTCACGAACTCGTACCAATTGACAAGTACAAATCTCTTCCGTCCTTCATTACTGATATACAGCAGTCGTGTACCAATCACAATGAAAAGTATCAACACTACTGTGTTGCACATGCGTTACCAATTTGTTTCAAATGCATAAAAGAACACCAGAGATGTAACGTCATTCCTCTTGACGAAGTCACCAGTAACGCTAAGACATCCGGCCAATTACAAGATTTAGAAACAAGACTGGTGGACTTATTACAGAACATTGATAGAATTGGAAAAGATCGAATGTCTAATTTGGCCAGGATCGAAGAAAGGAAGGAGATACATCTTGCAGAAATTAAACAAATCAGAAATCAAATTAACAAACATTTAGACAAACTAGAAAAAGACATAAAACAAGATCTAGAGAAAAAAGAGTGTCAATGTAAAAAGAATCTTCAGAAAGTTTTATCAGCAGTTAAAGAAAAGGAAAGCATGTTTACAGATTATCAGACCAATCTCAAAAGCATCACACAATATGCATCCAATCTTCAAACATTTCTAGTGATGAGAGATATTGAGATTAAAGTTTTAGAAAATGAACAGTACCTGCAATCGTTGATAGAAACTAAACAAATCGATCAGGTCGATCTGAATATCAAAGTAGATCCTGGGGTTATCAGTATCTCAAATAGTTTGAAGATGTTTGGATCAATAGATATACAAAAGACGTCGAGTAGGATGAGATTAATCAGAGCGAATGACAACCAAGCACAGCTGCAAGTTACACCACCGAGGACCATAAATGATTTAAAGTtaattctacaaaagaaaattacGACAAATGGGGAGATTATTAGGGGTTGTTGTATATCAGTAAATGGCGAATATTTCTTCACTGATCATTCTTCAAGAAAAACGCTTTCTGTCATTGAATCAGATGGTACATTGAAATACAACATGTTGCTTGGTTATAGTTCTGGGTTTGACACAACAATAATCGATGCAAAAACTATCGCAATCACAACTGGAGATTCGAATCAGCGCAAAGGAATTGACATAATAAACACCGAGGGCCGAAAGAAAATTAAGTTCATCCCCCTTCCTGGTTGTTCATATAAAATCACATGTGATCATGACTTACTGTTTGTCTGTGTTGAAGGACTTGGTATTTACAAAGTAAACACTATAGATTATACTATATCTCTCGTGATCAGTTGTAAGTTAACGTGGGGATCCAGCGTATCTGTATTCAACGACAAGATATATTATGCTAACCACTGTGATGACAGTGTAGTTTGTTGTGATCGTAATGGGTCACGTGTTTGGACTTTTAAAGATACTTTGGTTTTGACATTTCCTAGCGGCATCACTGTAGATAATGATGGAAACGTGTTTGTTGTCGGCGAGACGACATCAAATTTGGTTCTTATATCAAACGATGGAAAACACCACAAACAAATACTGACTGAAGAAGATGGTCTTCGTAAACCGTCAGCCATTTTCTTTGATAAACAGACCAGGAAAATTCTCCTTGCGAACAAAAAAGAAACTGCTTTCCTTTACAGTGTTGCTTAA